A genome region from Psychrilyobacter piezotolerans includes the following:
- a CDS encoding TrbC/VirB2 family protein: protein MKNKEIKAIKFISENIGFLTILTLFIVLNQASLASGAGLPFEGQLDKIMESITGPVAKSLAIIAVASCGLAMAFGEMGGAMKKLVNIVFGISIVFAATSWVPTFFGFSGGVGF, encoded by the coding sequence ATGAAAAATAAGGAAATTAAAGCAATTAAATTTATCAGTGAGAATATTGGATTTTTAACTATATTAACCCTGTTCATTGTGTTAAATCAAGCAAGTCTGGCTTCTGGAGCAGGGCTTCCATTTGAAGGACAATTAGATAAAATAATGGAATCTATTACAGGTCCAGTAGCTAAATCACTTGCAATTATTGCAGTTGCGTCTTGTGGTCTTGCCATGGCATTTGGAGAAATGGGTGGTGCGATGAAAAAATTAGTAAACATAGTATTTGGTATTTCCATAGTATTTGCAGCAACAAGCTGGGTTCCTACATTCTTTGGATTCTCAGGAGGAGTAGGATTTTAG
- a CDS encoding TrbI/VirB10 family protein translates to MEKVEIKGVHISKKMVVLTALGVILVFILLLVLKPSKKEVVKVVETQVIEKIEEDIGLPGDYVEQKEWENQGKEIESYEKPPEDGYQNNYEQEVPSYYADQEEQKRLAAIELAKASKIGFMNSGSDYSKKNIKEKKEMDAVNETSLGFYNTNYLKAREELPLKDLEVKQGTIIPSVTISKINSDLPGDVVAQVSENVYDSKTGNYLLIPKGSKLYGSYLSDINFGQERIGVNWDRIIFPNQKSINLIGMAGITSSGEKGLKDKVNNHYGKLLQGIVFSSVLATTTSIVTDDNGSDDDDRSYLSIAGETASLETIKVGNKIVERSLSVDPTIEIRNGMKFNILVNKDIILSEYEL, encoded by the coding sequence ATGGAAAAGGTAGAAATTAAAGGAGTTCACATTTCAAAAAAGATGGTTGTACTGACAGCTTTAGGTGTAATTCTTGTATTTATCCTTCTTTTAGTCCTTAAACCATCTAAAAAAGAAGTGGTAAAAGTAGTTGAGACTCAAGTAATTGAGAAAATAGAGGAAGATATAGGATTACCTGGGGACTATGTGGAACAAAAAGAATGGGAAAACCAAGGAAAAGAAATTGAAAGTTATGAAAAACCTCCTGAAGATGGATATCAAAATAATTATGAACAAGAGGTTCCATCATACTATGCTGATCAGGAAGAACAAAAGAGATTAGCTGCTATTGAATTAGCTAAAGCAAGTAAAATAGGCTTTATGAATTCTGGTTCAGATTATTCTAAAAAAAATATTAAAGAAAAAAAAGAAATGGATGCAGTTAATGAAACTAGCCTAGGGTTTTACAACACAAATTATCTGAAAGCAAGGGAAGAACTCCCGTTAAAAGACCTAGAGGTAAAACAAGGAACTATTATTCCGTCGGTGACTATCTCTAAAATAAATAGTGATCTTCCAGGAGATGTAGTAGCTCAAGTTTCTGAAAATGTTTATGATTCAAAAACAGGAAACTACTTACTAATACCTAAAGGATCTAAACTCTATGGGAGTTATTTATCAGATATTAACTTTGGGCAGGAAAGAATAGGGGTAAATTGGGATAGAATAATTTTTCCAAATCAAAAATCTATAAATTTAATCGGAATGGCTGGTATTACTTCTTCAGGAGAAAAAGGGTTAAAAGATAAGGTAAACAATCATTATGGGAAATTACTGCAAGGTATTGTATTTTCAAGTGTATTAGCTACAACAACTTCAATTGTCACAGATGATAATGGTAGCGATGACGACGATAGGAGTTATTTATCAATTGCAGGGGAAACAGCATCACTTGAAACAATCAAAGTTGGGAACAAAATTGTTGAGAGAAGCCTCTCAGTAGACCCAACAATAGAGATACGAAATGGAATGAAGTTCAATATCTTAGTGAATAAAGATATTATTCTTTCAGAGTATGAGCTCTAA
- a CDS encoding VirB3 family type IV secretion system protein: protein MKEYQVCKAITKEHTLAGGDRKLVILNSTLIAIFILGFQNIVVIPVFLVFHALIIVATKKDNDFFKIFMRYIKTKKNYYP, encoded by the coding sequence ATGAAAGAATACCAAGTATGTAAAGCGATAACTAAAGAGCATACTTTAGCAGGAGGAGATAGAAAATTAGTTATTTTGAACTCAACATTAATAGCAATATTTATCTTGGGTTTTCAAAACATAGTGGTTATACCGGTGTTTCTTGTATTTCATGCTCTAATAATTGTTGCTACAAAAAAAGATAATGATTTTTTTAAAATTTTTATGAGGTACATAAAGACTAAAAAAAATTATTACCCATAG
- a CDS encoding type IV secretory system conjugative DNA transfer family protein → MAIKKKKLSIAVILMTFISTLQFATQTYAKYTNYHRSLGNPLLVIRSIPVYHFYSFFIWGIKGFFKNTPIAFDRSINSIFLSALIGFIILILLNKSKKQLDSHGTARWGTKEDIKKADLYPDPKKIRNSLKKSGMWERYSKVLSDEELKRDGVVLGLDDKRNEILDTSVTHITLMAPTRSGKGVGVIIPTLLTWKHSTVVNDIKGENFQLTAAYREKVLGHKCFKFDPTNPYDSCRYNPLKEIRKGTVYEYQDSMVIAEIVCSVEKEDHWTISARKIFSGVLMHILYIEEEPTIGKVLKFLTDPSKDLQEKMEEIIETKHTDDSTLFENIYNDTTKVKMENEEGEIEEVAMKHTHPKASREAGDIISKPDKERESIMSSLISMLGVYADPIIDKNTSSSDFSIKDLMNDEVPLNLYLVTPPKAIKITAPVFRLIIAQIINGLTDEMDFSNGTENKGFKHRLLLLLDEFPALGKIPIIETALAYIAGYGMKALIITQDINQINRLYTKDNSILSNCHINMFFTPSKGDYETPKIISSALGTETIEYQTKSFKGFKYFSDWNHTEHIASRNLLTVGEVGTYDMDKSLILVTGEHPIQGTKVRYFKDPKYLKKIDKKILDKIVKEKEAAEQPTDL, encoded by the coding sequence GTGGCAATAAAAAAAAAGAAATTATCAATAGCTGTTATCTTGATGACTTTTATCTCTACTTTACAGTTTGCAACCCAAACATATGCTAAGTACACCAATTATCATAGGAGTTTAGGTAATCCCTTATTAGTTATAAGGTCAATTCCTGTCTATCATTTTTATAGTTTTTTCATATGGGGAATAAAAGGATTCTTTAAAAATACCCCCATAGCTTTTGATAGGAGTATAAATTCTATATTTTTATCTGCCTTAATCGGGTTTATTATTCTAATTCTACTAAATAAAAGTAAAAAGCAATTAGATTCACATGGTACTGCTAGGTGGGGAACAAAAGAAGATATAAAAAAAGCTGATCTATATCCAGATCCTAAAAAGATAAGAAATAGTTTGAAAAAAAGTGGAATGTGGGAGAGATACAGTAAAGTTCTTTCCGATGAAGAGTTAAAAAGAGATGGAGTAGTTTTAGGCTTAGACGACAAAAGAAATGAGATCTTAGATACCAGTGTTACACATATTACTCTCATGGCTCCTACAAGATCAGGAAAAGGTGTAGGTGTAATCATTCCTACCCTTCTTACTTGGAAGCATTCAACAGTGGTAAATGACATAAAAGGAGAGAACTTTCAGCTTACTGCTGCATATAGAGAAAAGGTATTGGGGCATAAATGTTTTAAGTTTGATCCAACTAATCCCTATGATAGTTGTAGATATAATCCTCTAAAGGAAATCAGAAAAGGAACAGTTTATGAATACCAGGATAGTATGGTCATAGCCGAGATAGTTTGTTCAGTAGAAAAAGAAGATCATTGGACTATATCAGCAAGAAAAATATTTTCAGGGGTATTGATGCATATTCTATATATCGAAGAGGAACCGACAATAGGTAAAGTTCTTAAATTTTTAACAGATCCTTCCAAAGATTTACAAGAAAAGATGGAGGAGATAATAGAGACAAAACATACAGATGATTCTACACTTTTTGAAAACATATATAACGATACAACAAAAGTTAAGATGGAGAACGAAGAGGGGGAAATTGAAGAGGTAGCAATGAAACATACTCATCCTAAAGCTTCAAGGGAAGCAGGAGACATAATCTCAAAGCCAGATAAAGAAAGAGAAAGTATTATGTCATCTTTAATCTCTATGCTTGGAGTGTATGCCGATCCAATAATAGATAAAAATACTTCTTCATCAGATTTTTCAATAAAAGATCTAATGAATGATGAGGTTCCTTTAAATCTATATTTAGTAACCCCACCAAAGGCTATAAAGATAACAGCACCAGTATTCAGATTGATAATAGCACAGATAATAAATGGTTTAACAGATGAAATGGATTTTTCAAATGGAACAGAGAATAAAGGGTTTAAACATAGATTATTACTGCTGCTGGATGAATTTCCGGCTTTAGGAAAGATTCCTATTATAGAGACTGCTTTAGCGTATATTGCAGGATATGGAATGAAAGCATTGATCATCACTCAGGATATCAACCAGATAAATAGATTATACACAAAGGATAATAGTATTTTATCAAATTGCCATATTAATATGTTTTTTACTCCAAGTAAAGGAGACTATGAAACACCAAAAATAATATCAAGTGCACTAGGAACTGAAACAATAGAATATCAAACTAAGTCTTTTAAAGGATTCAAGTATTTTTCCGATTGGAACCATACAGAACACATTGCATCGAGAAATTTACTCACTGTAGGAGAAGTTGGAACCTATGATATGGATAAAAGTTTAATCCTTGTAACAGGAGAACATCCGATTCAAGGGACTAAGGTTAGATATTTTAAAGATCCTAAGTATTTAAAAAAAATAGATAAGAAAATTTTAGATAAAATAGTTAAAGAAAAAGAGGCAGCGGAACAGCCAACAGATCTATAA
- a CDS encoding TrbG/VirB9 family P-type conjugative transfer protein — MRKKLLILMIAISSITSFSEDFTMVKSRIQSGLKQAKANIKTTFVYNKSDSYNIYGKLGYLTSINLNKDEEIIFIGAGDTSRWGLETVSTPNGSRVYIKPFYKDIKTNITIQTDKREYNILINSSTNQWNSVVEFDYPQQKLELKRNKEKIKQEQAAKDRNELTTVNTESINFRYKIYSHKLEIAPTQVFDDGNKTFFVMKDIMQEAPSLFLKDGKDLKLVNYRVKNNYYIVDRLGKEFILKLGKKSVRIKKK; from the coding sequence TTGAGAAAGAAATTGTTAATTTTAATGATTGCTATTAGTAGTATTACTTCATTTAGTGAAGATTTTACAATGGTAAAAAGTAGAATACAAAGCGGCTTAAAGCAAGCGAAGGCAAATATAAAAACAACTTTTGTCTATAACAAGAGCGATTCGTATAACATCTATGGGAAGCTTGGATATTTAACTTCTATCAATCTTAACAAAGATGAGGAGATTATCTTCATAGGAGCAGGAGATACCTCTAGGTGGGGGCTTGAGACTGTTTCAACACCTAATGGTTCAAGGGTATATATAAAACCATTTTATAAAGATATAAAAACTAATATAACAATTCAAACAGATAAAAGGGAATATAACATCTTAATAAATTCATCTACTAATCAATGGAACTCAGTTGTTGAGTTTGATTACCCCCAGCAAAAGTTGGAATTAAAGAGAAATAAAGAAAAAATAAAGCAAGAGCAGGCAGCTAAAGATCGAAATGAGCTAACAACTGTAAATACTGAAAGTATTAATTTTAGATATAAAATATATAGTCATAAATTAGAGATTGCACCTACTCAAGTATTTGATGATGGGAATAAGACTTTCTTTGTTATGAAAGATATTATGCAGGAAGCACCATCTTTATTTTTAAAAGATGGTAAAGATCTAAAATTAGTTAATTATAGGGTGAAAAATAACTATTATATCGTAGATCGGTTAGGAAAAGAGTTCATATTAAAGCTGGGTAAAAAAAGTGTGAGAATTAAGAAAAAATAG
- the trbB gene encoding P-type conjugative transfer ATPase TrbB, which yields MINLSLLKSALGDKISTYLDDKDVIEIMVNPDKKLWIDTLSKGRIFTGEIILSENSRKIINIVSTTSNEVMNKFSTIISAELPGCGSRFQGMIPPSVINPSFTIRKKASMVFSLDRYVKDKIMTLEQMKTIQRAIEERMNILVVGGTSTGKTTLTNAIIDEMKNYNDRIVILEDTQELQCNNEDHVFMRTTPHTSMRDLLKSTMRFRPDRIIVGEVRGGEALDLLKAWNSGHPGGVSTIHANDSKSGLNKLEQYIQEISSTPQQKMIAEAVNLIINIKKDGLRRKIHEIVKVKKYEKNEYILEKIN from the coding sequence ATGATTAATTTATCACTTTTAAAAAGTGCTTTAGGAGATAAAATTTCAACCTATCTAGACGATAAAGATGTAATAGAAATAATGGTTAACCCGGATAAAAAGCTTTGGATAGATACTCTTTCAAAAGGAAGGATCTTTACAGGAGAAATAATTCTTTCAGAAAATTCAAGAAAGATAATAAATATTGTTTCAACGACTAGTAATGAAGTTATGAATAAATTTAGCACCATTATCAGTGCTGAACTTCCAGGATGTGGATCTAGATTCCAGGGAATGATTCCACCTTCGGTTATTAATCCAAGTTTTACAATTAGGAAAAAAGCATCCATGGTCTTTTCATTGGATAGATATGTAAAAGATAAGATAATGACTCTGGAACAGATGAAAACAATCCAAAGGGCTATTGAAGAGAGGATGAATATATTAGTTGTTGGAGGTACTTCTACAGGGAAAACAACGCTAACAAATGCAATTATTGATGAGATGAAAAACTATAATGATCGAATTGTAATACTAGAAGATACACAGGAACTTCAATGTAACAATGAAGATCATGTATTCATGAGAACTACTCCACATACAAGTATGAGAGATCTATTAAAATCAACTATGAGATTCAGACCAGATAGGATTATAGTTGGAGAGGTAAGAGGAGGGGAAGCCCTTGACCTTTTAAAAGCCTGGAATTCAGGTCATCCAGGAGGTGTCTCAACTATTCATGCCAATGACAGTAAATCTGGATTAAATAAGTTAGAACAGTATATCCAGGAGATTTCATCTACACCTCAACAAAAGATGATTGCTGAAGCTGTGAATTTAATTATAAATATAAAAAAAGACGGACTTAGACGGAAGATACATGAAATAGTTAAAGTTAAAAAATATGAAAAGAATGAATATATATTAGAAAAAATAAATTAA
- a CDS encoding type IV secretion system protein — MWKTNIKKTKDKVELSPSSPWNDRYMKLSKSVRNWQLAFLSMVIMFSISLFVTLRISTKASFVPYIVEIKKTGEVTNIVRPLENKYSISDVQYKHYLRQFLIKIRSIPLDPVLFSTEYKEALKYTSLEAKTKLKKIYMEDNINQRFKDKESRNIQIASIVKVPNTNSFKVRWKETSYREGGISDRANQEGIFSLKSIPANTEAELIINPLGITITDLSINQDF; from the coding sequence ATGTGGAAAACAAATATTAAAAAAACTAAGGATAAGGTGGAGCTTTCTCCATCTAGTCCTTGGAATGACAGATATATGAAATTATCAAAATCAGTAAGAAATTGGCAATTAGCATTTTTAAGCATGGTAATAATGTTTAGCATTAGTCTATTTGTGACTCTTCGTATATCAACAAAAGCATCATTTGTACCCTATATAGTTGAAATAAAAAAAACTGGTGAAGTAACAAATATTGTGAGACCTCTTGAAAATAAATATAGTATTTCAGATGTTCAATACAAACATTATTTAAGACAATTCCTAATTAAGATTAGATCCATACCATTAGATCCTGTTTTATTTTCAACTGAATATAAAGAAGCTCTTAAGTATACCAGTCTAGAAGCCAAAACAAAATTAAAGAAAATATATATGGAAGACAACATTAATCAAAGATTTAAAGATAAGGAGAGTAGAAATATTCAAATTGCTTCCATAGTAAAAGTTCCAAATACTAATTCATTTAAAGTTAGATGGAAGGAAACAAGCTATAGGGAAGGTGGAATATCAGATAGAGCAAACCAAGAAGGGATTTTTAGTTTAAAATCTATCCCTGCCAATACAGAAGCAGAGCTGATTATTAACCCATTAGGGATAACAATAACAGATCTATCTATAAATCAAGATTTTTAA
- a CDS encoding ParA family protein — MGKVILFKNNKGGVGKSLLTFWTGHILSSLENLHGKKNKVLILTSDSQNNILQLAGIDTGYGKGLEGYIEDGHGELMRLREGLLYIPLTTTRIKSTFEDKFLKLIEIFKKQYDYILIDGSPVLKLDDIFLDVSDKVVIPTFLDNVTTKGMVNLIKEIGIEKIAMVVPNRVGRSKMEKEHLKMLKDNLDKGGIQVLDPIFQSSKIMKLTEKGKTIMETKSIQYKTIQSTFVKIVKGVM; from the coding sequence ATGGGAAAAGTAATTCTATTTAAAAATAATAAGGGTGGAGTAGGAAAATCGTTACTTACATTTTGGACCGGACATATTTTATCTTCCCTTGAAAACCTTCATGGAAAGAAAAATAAGGTGTTAATTCTTACATCAGATTCTCAAAACAATATCTTGCAGCTTGCAGGTATTGATACGGGGTATGGTAAGGGATTAGAGGGGTATATTGAGGATGGTCATGGAGAGCTCATGAGGTTACGGGAAGGGTTACTCTATATCCCACTGACTACTACAAGGATTAAATCTACATTTGAAGATAAATTTTTAAAGTTAATTGAAATTTTTAAAAAACAATATGATTATATCTTAATTGATGGGTCTCCAGTACTGAAACTAGATGATATATTTTTAGATGTCAGTGATAAAGTGGTTATTCCCACATTTCTGGATAATGTGACTACTAAAGGGATGGTCAATCTAATTAAAGAAATTGGTATTGAAAAAATAGCTATGGTGGTTCCTAATCGAGTTGGTAGAAGTAAGATGGAAAAAGAACATCTAAAAATGCTTAAAGATAATTTAGATAAGGGAGGAATTCAAGTTCTAGATCCAATCTTTCAATCTTCAAAAATTATGAAATTAACAGAGAAAGGGAAAACAATCATGGAAACTAAAAGTATTCAATACAAAACCATACAATCTACCTTCGTAAAGATCGTAAAGGGGGTGATGTAG